In a genomic window of uncultured Sphaerochaeta sp.:
- a CDS encoding tRNA 2-thiocytidine biosynthesis TtcA family protein: MEILSYRSLIDGDIPPWVMRFVKQTGKAINTYSMIRSDETVLLSASGGKDSLALALALSIRRAWLPITYQLKAMMINWIEHPIPDEYRTLLTTFFTNLGYEFLIVDEHQYPASFKGEFNCYLCSRNRRRILFDYAAANDIKLIAMGHHLDDLVETSLMNLCFRANFSTMQPVQPFFDGKLSIIRPMIEVHEQVTSRLAQAYDLPVVKPVCPYDQTNIRSRLKPIIKELSQLDKLTREHIYHAHQFPGRV; encoded by the coding sequence ATGGAAATACTTTCCTATCGCTCCCTCATTGACGGAGACATCCCCCCATGGGTGATGCGTTTTGTCAAGCAGACGGGCAAAGCCATAAACACGTACTCGATGATTCGTTCCGATGAGACGGTCCTGCTCAGTGCAAGCGGAGGAAAGGACAGCCTTGCCCTGGCCCTTGCCCTCTCGATCAGAAGGGCATGGCTTCCCATCACCTACCAGCTGAAAGCAATGATGATCAATTGGATCGAGCATCCCATCCCCGATGAGTACCGCACCCTTCTGACCACCTTTTTTACCAATCTGGGGTATGAGTTTCTCATTGTCGACGAGCACCAGTACCCCGCTTCCTTCAAGGGAGAGTTCAACTGCTATCTTTGCTCGCGCAACCGGCGAAGGATTCTCTTCGACTATGCAGCCGCCAATGACATCAAACTCATTGCAATGGGACACCATCTCGATGATCTGGTGGAAACAAGCCTGATGAATCTCTGTTTTCGTGCAAACTTCTCAACCATGCAACCTGTCCAACCCTTCTTTGACGGCAAGCTGTCGATCATCAGGCCCATGATAGAAGTGCATGAACAGGTGACCAGCCGTCTCGCACAGGCATATGACCTTCCGGTGGTCAAGCCGGTTTGCCCGTACGACCAGACCAATATCCGTTCCCGGCTCAAGCCCATCATCAAGGAATTGTCGCAGTTGGACAAACTTACCCGCGAGCACATCTATCATGCCCACCAATTCCCGGGCAGGGTGTAA
- a CDS encoding AsnC family transcriptional regulator gives MKVKMDDTNKAIIRQLCDGRKPFSAIAEELSITENTVRARVNKLIDEGVLQISGLINPETIPGLQVVMMGVKLKTLDLERKAKEFSELRGVISAAVVTGRYDLIVQLVLSEEEGLSLLDFFKFELDKISEISEVETFVVYQSHNLKIPYIL, from the coding sequence ATGAAAGTGAAGATGGACGATACGAACAAAGCGATCATTCGACAACTGTGTGATGGAAGAAAGCCCTTCAGCGCAATCGCTGAGGAGCTGAGCATCACCGAGAACACTGTTCGCGCACGTGTCAACAAGCTGATTGATGAAGGGGTTCTGCAGATCTCCGGCCTCATCAACCCTGAGACCATTCCTGGTTTGCAGGTGGTCATGATGGGGGTGAAGCTGAAGACACTCGATCTGGAGCGAAAAGCCAAGGAGTTCAGTGAACTCAGGGGTGTGATCTCCGCAGCGGTGGTTACCGGTCGTTATGATCTCATTGTCCAGCTTGTGCTTTCCGAAGAAGAAGGGTTGAGTCTTCTTGATTTCTTCAAGTTTGAATTGGATAAGATCAGCGAGATTTCCGAGGTCGAGACGTTTGTGGTATACCAATCCCACAACCTCAAGATTCCCTATATTCTCTGA
- a CDS encoding dihydroorotate dehydrogenase-like protein encodes MADLSTSYLGLKLKNPLIAGSSPLTASLDNLKRCEDAGMSAVVLKSIFEEQIEMDGESAADLNDAYLTHADAYGFMKSASMERHIDAYLTLLEDAKRTLEIPVIASINCRQSGNWIEYANRFAACGADAIELNHYVVAADVEVEGAAIEKEYLSLVKAARKQIKLPLSLKMGSSFSSLAHMMRKFDELSIDGVVLFNRFYSPDIDINKMTLVPAQMLSSKDEYALSLRWTALMSDEVRYDICASTGIYSGSTVIKQLLAGAKAVQLCSVLLKQGLGSVAKIEEELTEWMDSHAYSRIADFNGKLAQERMSDPAKWERVQYMKSILDAQKG; translated from the coding sequence ATGGCAGACCTGTCTACATCATATCTCGGATTGAAACTGAAAAACCCCCTGATCGCAGGAAGCAGTCCCCTTACCGCCTCCCTTGACAATCTGAAGCGTTGTGAGGACGCAGGGATGTCTGCAGTGGTGCTGAAGTCGATATTCGAAGAACAGATCGAGATGGACGGGGAGTCTGCCGCAGACCTCAATGATGCCTATCTGACCCATGCCGATGCCTATGGTTTCATGAAGAGTGCCTCCATGGAGCGACATATCGACGCATATCTGACACTGCTTGAGGATGCAAAGCGCACCTTGGAGATTCCTGTCATTGCCTCCATCAACTGCCGCCAAAGCGGCAACTGGATTGAGTATGCCAACCGCTTTGCAGCATGTGGAGCCGATGCCATCGAGCTCAACCACTATGTGGTGGCTGCTGATGTGGAAGTGGAAGGTGCTGCCATCGAGAAGGAGTACCTCTCCTTGGTCAAAGCTGCACGCAAGCAGATCAAACTGCCGCTCAGTCTCAAGATGGGCTCTTCCTTTTCTTCGCTTGCACATATGATGCGCAAGTTTGATGAGCTCTCCATCGATGGCGTGGTGCTCTTCAACCGTTTCTACAGTCCTGACATTGATATCAACAAGATGACCTTGGTGCCTGCCCAGATGCTGAGCAGCAAGGATGAGTATGCTCTTTCCCTCAGATGGACCGCACTGATGAGTGATGAGGTTCGCTACGATATCTGTGCTTCCACCGGCATTTATAGTGGCAGTACTGTGATCAAGCAGTTGCTTGCCGGGGCCAAGGCTGTCCAGCTGTGCTCCGTTCTCCTCAAGCAGGGCCTGGGCTCTGTTGCCAAAATCGAGGAGGAATTGACAGAATGGATGGATTCGCATGCTTACTCCAGGATTGCCGACTTCAACGGAAAACTTGCACAGGAACGAATGAGCGACCCCGCCAAGTGGGAACGTGTGCAGTACATGAAGTCAATTCTGGACGCACAAAAGGGTTGA
- a CDS encoding four-carbon acid sugar kinase family protein yields MHPYLIIADDFTGANDSGIQLVRHTFPTHVQIRQASETLEDGLSLVLDTESRNMDEQEAAQAVAEGLSSLPSSDFATILKKVDSTLRGNIVAEVEASASFFGSELIVVATAFPDLGRTCRQGVVYVKGTRLGETEAFRDPRKPVVEDNLATLFSGRKKTVLIDTSHLRSGSFSIDDAQVVVCDAELQSDLDKVVAWASSLGKRILFVGSAGLAQALVEYSRPSRPALALIASLSETTKHQVLYARDHGSTCIVLNVDDLVGNKDLSPYLDKAKAALDNKENVLLVVSSVLDRSEFERSLAEGRNLGLTDAQIADLIRENLGKLGKQLLDAHPISGVFLTGGDTAFGLLSLLGVQEVAIKREVVLGLPLMRIVGSTYDGLGMVTKAGAFGNTDAISYALRVLRQQD; encoded by the coding sequence ATGCACCCCTACCTGATCATCGCGGATGATTTCACCGGAGCAAATGACAGTGGCATCCAGTTGGTGCGCCATACATTTCCCACCCATGTCCAGATACGCCAAGCATCTGAAACGCTTGAAGACGGGTTGAGTCTGGTTCTGGACACCGAGTCGAGGAATATGGATGAGCAGGAAGCTGCACAAGCGGTTGCAGAGGGCCTTTCCTCTCTTCCTTCCTCCGATTTTGCCACCATCCTGAAAAAGGTCGACTCAACGTTGCGGGGAAATATCGTAGCTGAGGTGGAAGCCTCTGCATCCTTCTTTGGCTCAGAGCTCATTGTGGTGGCAACCGCCTTCCCTGACCTTGGCAGAACGTGCAGGCAGGGTGTGGTCTACGTCAAGGGAACCAGGTTGGGGGAGACGGAAGCTTTCCGTGATCCCAGGAAGCCTGTGGTCGAGGACAATCTGGCAACTCTCTTTTCCGGCAGGAAAAAGACCGTGCTCATCGATACCTCCCACCTGCGTTCCGGTTCCTTCTCCATCGACGATGCCCAGGTAGTCGTATGCGATGCCGAGCTGCAGAGCGACCTGGACAAGGTGGTGGCATGGGCTTCCAGCTTGGGCAAGCGCATACTCTTTGTCGGCAGCGCAGGGCTTGCGCAAGCTTTGGTGGAGTACTCCAGACCGAGCAGGCCGGCCCTTGCCCTGATTGCCAGCCTCAGTGAGACAACGAAGCATCAGGTGTTGTATGCACGGGACCACGGGAGTACTTGTATAGTCCTGAACGTGGATGATTTGGTCGGAAACAAGGATCTGTCTCCCTATCTGGATAAGGCGAAGGCTGCCTTGGACAACAAAGAGAACGTGCTTCTGGTTGTCTCCTCTGTTCTGGACCGTTCAGAATTTGAACGTTCGCTGGCTGAAGGCAGAAACCTTGGCTTGACCGATGCACAGATAGCCGATCTGATCCGTGAGAACCTGGGGAAGCTTGGCAAGCAATTGCTTGACGCACACCCCATTTCAGGTGTGTTTCTGACAGGGGGGGATACAGCTTTCGGCCTGCTCTCCCTGTTGGGAGTGCAGGAAGTGGCTATCAAGCGGGAGGTGGTTCTCGGACTTCCCTTGATGAGGATTGTCGGCAGCACGTATGATGGCTTGGGTATGGTGACGAAAGCTGGAGCTTTCGGCAACACGGATGCAATTTCCTATGCACTCCGTGTGCTCAGACAACAGGATTGA
- the mutL gene encoding DNA mismatch repair endonuclease MutL produces the protein MRIKLLDSLVAQRIAAGEVIERPASVLRELLDNALDAGATTLVASVVDGGLEQIKLMDDGEGIDKEDLPLLCESHATSKVRELEDLYHIQTMGFRGEALYSIAAVSSITIESGRQDQDAFQITIDNGKKGTVLPSGARKGTVVTVERLFAEIPARRQFLKRPSTEATMCRQVLQEKALAFPEVAFRFLSDGKIRLDLQPATKRQRILDVLALNQNIVPSEMIELYDTAGRFSLYAVCSSPALYRSDRSHIKLFVNKRPVDEYSLVQAVTYGYGELLPGGSFPYCYLFIDVDPTLVDFNIHPTKREVKLRNKAEIHHQIVSMVQSQVRRTIPRLVSQEIRSEEEPLLSALEPKHEYSSHHSFPGHSSASPLVEQHKPVDPQWFQKAREILGNSRSVEMSRSSETDDIWAMQKQGSSYEYLGQAFNLFLVAQKGDNLYLVDQHAAHERLLFDEIREKKLIQNLMIPIPFEVERDVDIYLSEHQDVYLNLGIKLERQEDLVWQVLSLPALYRSIEKEVVSFIQTMTGDSEEVEKGLYAIVACHAAIKAGDKVDRMMALALLDKVFSMEEPVCPHGRTFVVRLEKNELAKAVGRT, from the coding sequence ATGAGAATCAAACTGCTTGACAGCTTGGTAGCACAGCGTATTGCTGCCGGGGAAGTCATTGAACGACCTGCTTCCGTACTTCGCGAACTTCTGGACAACGCCCTCGATGCCGGAGCCACCACGTTGGTGGCAAGTGTTGTCGATGGAGGTCTTGAGCAGATCAAGCTCATGGATGATGGGGAAGGCATCGACAAGGAAGATCTTCCCCTCCTCTGCGAGAGCCACGCCACCAGCAAGGTCCGTGAGCTCGAGGACCTCTACCACATCCAGACCATGGGGTTCAGGGGGGAAGCCCTGTACAGCATTGCTGCTGTCTCCTCCATCACCATCGAAAGCGGTCGCCAAGACCAGGATGCATTCCAGATTACCATAGACAATGGGAAGAAGGGAACCGTGCTTCCCAGTGGGGCACGCAAGGGAACCGTGGTGACCGTCGAACGGCTCTTTGCGGAAATTCCTGCCCGGAGGCAGTTCCTCAAGCGTCCGTCCACCGAAGCGACCATGTGCAGGCAGGTGCTGCAGGAGAAGGCCCTGGCCTTTCCCGAGGTCGCCTTCCGCTTTCTCAGCGATGGGAAAATTCGGCTCGACCTCCAGCCGGCCACCAAGCGACAGAGAATCCTGGATGTCTTGGCCTTGAACCAGAACATCGTTCCTTCTGAGATGATTGAACTCTATGATACGGCCGGTCGGTTCAGCCTGTACGCAGTCTGCTCATCCCCTGCCCTGTACCGTAGCGATCGGTCCCATATCAAGCTCTTTGTGAACAAGCGGCCTGTCGATGAGTATTCGCTGGTACAAGCGGTCACCTATGGGTACGGCGAACTGCTGCCGGGAGGCTCGTTCCCCTACTGCTATCTCTTCATCGATGTAGACCCTACCCTGGTCGACTTCAACATCCATCCCACCAAACGTGAGGTGAAACTGAGAAACAAGGCGGAAATTCACCATCAGATCGTCTCCATGGTGCAGAGCCAGGTCAGAAGAACCATTCCCAGACTGGTGAGCCAGGAGATCCGCTCAGAAGAGGAACCCTTGCTCTCAGCCCTTGAGCCAAAGCATGAGTACAGCAGCCATCACAGTTTTCCAGGGCACTCCTCCGCTTCCCCCCTGGTTGAGCAACACAAGCCTGTCGATCCACAGTGGTTCCAGAAAGCCAGGGAGATCCTGGGAAACTCCCGGAGTGTAGAGATGTCCCGTTCCAGCGAGACCGACGATATCTGGGCGATGCAGAAACAGGGCTCCTCGTACGAATACCTGGGTCAGGCTTTCAATCTCTTCCTGGTTGCACAGAAGGGAGACAACCTCTATCTGGTCGACCAGCATGCTGCCCATGAACGCCTGCTCTTCGACGAGATCAGGGAGAAGAAGCTGATACAGAACCTGATGATCCCCATCCCCTTTGAAGTTGAACGGGATGTGGATATCTATCTGTCAGAACATCAGGATGTCTATCTGAATCTTGGCATCAAGCTGGAGAGACAGGAAGACCTGGTATGGCAGGTTCTCAGTCTCCCCGCGCTCTACCGCTCGATCGAGAAGGAAGTGGTCTCCTTCATCCAGACCATGACCGGCGATTCCGAGGAAGTGGAAAAGGGCTTGTACGCCATCGTTGCATGCCATGCAGCCATCAAGGCTGGGGACAAGGTGGACCGGATGATGGCACTTGCCCTGCTGGACAAGGTCTTCAGCATGGAGGAACCGGTGTGTCCCCACGGGAGAACATTCGTGGTGCGCTTGGAAAAGAATGAGCTGGCGAAGGCGGTTGGACGAACCTAG
- a CDS encoding 1-acyl-sn-glycerol-3-phosphate acyltransferase produces the protein MDLTQYKDIAPYRGQDVRDAITRVLANKDAIHKILASVGPAETEEQQKLLSLYADHIVKNLEQVTNYDEFQKYITAGIFLPAIIQKSVDTFSFSGMEHTTKEQSYLFMSNHRDIVLDCALIDMALLKGDRMLCEMAIGDNLLTNQFVTDLFKLNGGVTVKRTLPMREKYLESIRLSSYFVELITEENKSIWVAQKSGRAKDGLDVTTPAIIKMLHLSQKSKGISFSEVVNSCRIVPVAVSYEYDPCDLIKAGEEVARLSRGEHAKKRYEDLISISRGMKGHKGNVHIAFGKPIAGEFENSEQVAQEVDRQIHTLYRLWPTNLFAYDYLENSTRFASSYQDFDKEAFLYRFKGVREDVRAFALNAYANPVRSYLAAQQS, from the coding sequence ATGGATTTGACACAGTATAAGGATATCGCCCCCTATCGGGGGCAGGATGTTCGTGACGCCATCACACGCGTTCTTGCGAACAAGGATGCCATTCACAAGATACTTGCCTCGGTAGGGCCTGCAGAAACGGAGGAACAGCAGAAGCTGCTTTCCCTGTATGCCGACCACATCGTGAAGAACCTCGAGCAAGTGACCAATTATGATGAGTTCCAGAAGTATATCACTGCAGGAATCTTTCTTCCTGCGATCATCCAGAAGAGCGTCGATACCTTCAGCTTCAGTGGAATGGAGCACACCACCAAGGAGCAGTCGTATCTGTTCATGAGCAATCATCGGGATATCGTGCTCGACTGTGCCCTGATCGACATGGCTCTCCTGAAGGGTGACAGGATGCTCTGCGAGATGGCCATTGGGGACAATCTGCTCACCAACCAGTTTGTCACCGACCTCTTCAAGCTCAACGGTGGTGTAACGGTCAAGCGGACGCTTCCCATGCGCGAGAAATACTTGGAATCGATTCGCCTCAGCTCCTATTTTGTTGAGCTGATCACCGAAGAGAACAAGTCCATCTGGGTTGCCCAGAAGAGCGGAAGGGCAAAGGACGGGCTGGATGTAACCACTCCTGCAATCATCAAGATGCTCCATCTCTCGCAAAAGTCGAAGGGCATCTCCTTCAGTGAGGTGGTGAACAGCTGTCGGATCGTTCCTGTTGCAGTCAGCTATGAGTATGATCCCTGTGATTTGATCAAGGCAGGGGAGGAAGTTGCCAGACTCAGTCGGGGCGAACATGCAAAGAAGCGCTATGAGGACCTCATTTCCATCTCCCGTGGTATGAAAGGCCACAAGGGCAATGTGCATATTGCCTTCGGCAAACCGATCGCAGGGGAGTTCGAAAACTCCGAGCAGGTTGCCCAGGAGGTGGATCGCCAGATCCATACACTGTATCGTCTCTGGCCGACCAATCTGTTCGCGTACGACTATCTTGAGAACAGCACCCGCTTCGCTTCTTCCTATCAGGATTTCGACAAGGAAGCGTTCCTGTATCGCTTCAAGGGAGTCCGTGAGGACGTGCGTGCCTTCGCGCTCAACGCCTATGCCAACCCTGTCAGGTCCTATCTTGCGGCTCAGCAATCCTAA
- the pdxA gene encoding 4-hydroxythreonine-4-phosphate dehydrogenase PdxA yields MSRFGITLGDPCGIGVEITLKALQAKREYQKDVLLFGTLSLLHYYAKRLGYPMRFHQILSIDEWEEGAINVYDPLPVILEEIEIGKVTKLGGEIAFLSVKSAIEFALRGDIASVVTAPLNKEALHLAGHKFAGHTEIFGNYAHGESYAMLLWSEKLKVIHVSTHVSLREACDRCTKARVLDVIHLAQETMVKTGISYPRIAVAGLNPHAGEHGLFGREEIEQIIPAIEAAKAEGLSVEGPIPPDTVFVRALKGAWDIIVVMYHDQGHIPLKMLAFDSGVNITVGLDVVRTSVDHGTAFDIADKLVASEQSMLEAISIGHKLS; encoded by the coding sequence ATGAGCAGATTCGGCATTACATTGGGAGATCCGTGTGGCATCGGGGTGGAGATCACCCTCAAGGCTTTGCAGGCGAAGCGTGAGTATCAGAAGGATGTGCTGCTGTTCGGCACCCTTTCCCTGTTGCACTACTATGCGAAGCGGCTGGGTTATCCCATGCGCTTCCACCAGATCCTGAGTATTGATGAGTGGGAAGAGGGTGCCATCAATGTCTATGATCCCCTTCCTGTCATACTTGAGGAAATAGAAATCGGCAAGGTTACCAAGCTTGGGGGTGAGATTGCCTTTCTAAGCGTGAAAAGTGCCATTGAGTTTGCCTTGCGGGGGGATATCGCCTCGGTGGTGACCGCTCCCCTGAACAAGGAAGCGTTGCATCTGGCCGGGCACAAATTTGCCGGCCACACCGAGATTTTCGGCAACTATGCACATGGGGAATCCTATGCAATGCTCCTGTGGAGCGAAAAGCTGAAGGTGATCCATGTTTCCACCCATGTCAGTCTGCGTGAGGCGTGTGACAGGTGCACCAAGGCCCGTGTGCTGGATGTGATCCATCTTGCCCAGGAGACCATGGTGAAAACCGGCATCTCCTATCCCCGCATTGCCGTTGCCGGTCTCAATCCCCATGCCGGCGAGCATGGGCTGTTCGGCCGAGAGGAGATCGAACAGATCATCCCAGCCATCGAGGCAGCCAAAGCAGAAGGGCTTTCCGTGGAAGGCCCTATCCCGCCCGATACCGTGTTCGTACGGGCCCTGAAGGGTGCATGGGATATCATTGTGGTCATGTATCACGATCAGGGGCATATCCCTTTGAAAATGCTTGCCTTTGACAGTGGCGTGAACATCACCGTCGGACTGGATGTGGTACGGACCAGCGTCGACCACGGTACAGCATTCGATATAGCAGACAAGCTGGTGGCCAGTGAGCAAAGCA
- a CDS encoding HD domain-containing protein — MQSKANTLLASLLSSQRESIRDPLWKDIHLSAQMKRVLSVPCVQKLGRIKQLGPTFHLYPGAVHTRLDHSLGVYYVSSQILIGLLKQATGSHADTPFTEEGMNTFLCASLLHDIGHFPYAHSLKELPLKSHEEIAGDLIEGDEQLRAAILEAGLDPAKVAAIIDENRANQEEEIALYRSLLSGALDPDKLDYLNRDAFFCGVPYGMQDVSYITDKLVVAERHIALLEQALPSVEHLLFSKYLMYRNVYWHKTTRSATAMIKKALLLALSENRLNAEQLYTLDDEQFSLLGKDISPLFSLVRDNQLYPCRYEKPFERGSAWERGALGLAERTRFEQELADRLGVPSHHLVIDIPEPISFESDIPILTEDGSVSSFALLDQIFSHDIGRVFTKSLRKFRIFTHPSIATKDLERVLES; from the coding sequence ATGCAAAGCAAAGCCAATACCCTGCTCGCCAGCCTGCTCAGCAGTCAGAGGGAGAGCATCCGAGACCCCTTGTGGAAGGACATTCACCTCTCTGCGCAGATGAAACGGGTGCTAAGTGTCCCCTGTGTCCAGAAGTTGGGGAGAATCAAACAACTCGGACCGACGTTCCATCTCTATCCTGGAGCCGTGCATACACGCCTGGACCACAGCCTTGGGGTGTACTACGTAAGCTCCCAGATCCTGATAGGCCTGCTGAAACAAGCAACAGGAAGCCATGCTGACACTCCTTTCACCGAGGAGGGTATGAACACCTTTCTCTGTGCAAGCCTTCTGCATGATATCGGCCACTTCCCCTATGCACACTCATTGAAAGAGCTCCCGCTCAAAAGTCATGAGGAGATTGCAGGAGACCTGATCGAAGGGGATGAACAACTCAGAGCTGCTATCCTGGAAGCAGGTCTCGACCCGGCAAAGGTTGCTGCCATCATCGATGAGAACCGAGCAAATCAGGAAGAAGAGATTGCTCTCTACCGTTCGTTGCTTTCCGGTGCCCTCGACCCGGACAAACTCGATTACCTGAACAGGGATGCTTTCTTTTGCGGGGTTCCCTATGGCATGCAGGACGTTTCCTACATCACCGACAAGCTCGTGGTTGCAGAAAGGCACATTGCCTTGCTCGAACAGGCGCTCCCCTCTGTGGAACACCTGCTCTTCAGCAAATACCTGATGTATCGCAATGTGTACTGGCACAAGACTACCCGCAGTGCCACCGCCATGATCAAGAAGGCCCTGTTGCTCGCGCTTTCCGAGAATCGTCTCAACGCGGAGCAACTCTACACACTTGATGATGAGCAGTTCTCCCTTTTGGGGAAGGATATCAGTCCGCTCTTCTCCCTGGTGCGTGACAACCAACTGTACCCCTGCCGCTATGAGAAGCCGTTTGAACGTGGTTCGGCATGGGAACGAGGCGCGCTGGGGTTGGCTGAACGAACCCGGTTCGAACAGGAACTCGCCGATCGGCTTGGTGTGCCCTCCCATCACCTGGTCATCGACATTCCCGAGCCGATCTCCTTTGAGTCTGACATTCCGATCCTCACTGAGGACGGTTCGGTCTCCTCATTCGCCCTCCTCGACCAGATTTTTTCCCATGATATCGGTAGGGTCTTTACAAAAAGCCTCAGAAAATTCAGAATCTTCACACACCCCTCGATCGCAACGAAAGATCTTGAGAGGGTATTGGAGTCCTGA